The Pseudomonas extremaustralis genome contains a region encoding:
- the codB gene encoding cytosine permease, producing the protein MSASGDFPLSEAPQSARKGLLSISMVLFSFTFFTGTMFAGGKLGMAFSFTDMLWIATIGNSLLALYAAALAFIASRSGLNTVLMGRFCFGEAGSRLSDFLLGFAELGWYAWGTATAAIVLVKMLGLSEGLTIPLMILFGFGFSITAIVGYKGLDVLSRVSVPLMFILLIVSMYIATRDIGGFKGLAAVIPHETMTFSAAVTMVFGTFASGATQATNWTRLSRTGRVAIIASVVSFLIGNGLMVVAGAWCAIVYQQADIVEVMILQGLSFAAVIMLCLNLWTIQGPTIYNVAAASCHLLRSERRRTMTVAAAGVGVLLAIGGMYEMLIPFLVLLGSIIPPVGGVIMADFWYRHRGKYPLLANASLPRYNLMGLGAYAVGALVAYCSPWVAPLVGIAVSAVCYIGLLQFSGRRVAVSAAQGE; encoded by the coding sequence ATGAGTGCATCTGGCGATTTTCCGTTAAGCGAAGCCCCGCAATCTGCGCGCAAGGGGCTTCTTTCCATTTCCATGGTTCTGTTCAGTTTCACGTTCTTTACCGGCACAATGTTCGCCGGTGGGAAGCTGGGCATGGCATTTTCGTTCACCGACATGTTATGGATTGCAACCATCGGCAATAGCCTATTGGCACTCTATGCTGCGGCCCTGGCTTTCATTGCTTCGCGTAGTGGCCTTAACACCGTCCTGATGGGACGGTTTTGTTTCGGCGAGGCGGGTAGCAGGCTGTCCGACTTTCTGCTGGGCTTTGCTGAGTTGGGCTGGTACGCCTGGGGCACCGCGACGGCGGCTATTGTTCTGGTAAAAATGCTTGGCTTGTCCGAAGGACTGACGATTCCGTTGATGATCCTGTTCGGCTTTGGTTTCAGCATCACGGCTATCGTGGGCTACAAAGGCCTGGATGTCCTGTCGCGTGTTTCTGTACCGCTGATGTTTATTTTGCTGATCGTTTCCATGTACATCGCCACCCGCGATATTGGAGGCTTTAAGGGGCTGGCGGCTGTCATTCCCCATGAGACCATGACCTTTTCGGCGGCGGTGACGATGGTGTTTGGCACCTTCGCCAGCGGTGCTACTCAGGCGACCAACTGGACCCGGTTGTCGCGTACCGGTCGCGTGGCAATCATCGCCAGTGTCGTGAGCTTTCTGATAGGTAACGGCTTGATGGTGGTCGCCGGAGCTTGGTGTGCAATCGTCTATCAGCAGGCCGATATCGTTGAGGTAATGATCCTTCAAGGCTTGTCCTTCGCAGCAGTCATCATGCTCTGCCTCAACCTCTGGACCATTCAAGGTCCGACCATCTACAACGTCGCCGCTGCGTCTTGCCATCTGCTGCGCAGCGAGCGACGACGCACCATGACGGTTGCTGCCGCGGGTGTCGGTGTGCTGTTGGCCATCGGCGGTATGTACGAAATGCTGATCCCGTTTCTGGTGCTGCTGGGCTCGATCATTCCTCCTGTGGGCGGTGTAATCATGGCTGATTTCTGGTATCGCCACCGTGGTAAATACCCGCTGTTAGCGAATGCCAGCTTGCCTCGCTACAACCTCATGGGCCTGGGCGCCTACGCCGTGGGGGCCCTGGTCGCATACTGCTCGCCCTGGGTCGCTCCGCTGGTGGGTATCGCTGTATCAGCCGTCTGTTATATAGGATTGCTGCAGTTCAGCGGTCGTCGTGTCGCGGTGAGCGCCGCACAGGGGGAGTAG
- the codA gene encoding cytosine deaminase translates to MNIINARLRGKNGLFRIELDEAHIAAIIPQTDVLQTIDATDLDAGQNLVTAPFVEPHIHLDAALTAGEPKWNMSGTLFEGIERWAERKALVTHEDTKVRARKTIDMLVDNGIQHVRTHVDITDPSLAALKSMLEVREETRHLIDLQIVAFPQEGIESFKNGRALMTEAVAMGADVVGGIPHFENTREQGESSVKFLMDLAERTGCLVDVHCDETDDPQSRFLEVLAEEARVRDMGERVTASHTVAMGSYDNAYCYKLFRLLKRSRINFISCPTESIHLQGRFDGYPKRRGLTRVAEIDRAGMNICFGQDSIVDPWYPLGNGNILRILEAGLHICHMLGYEDLKRSLDLITDNSAKTLHLGDRYGLEIGRPANVLILSAPDDYEMIRSQGQVLMSIRNGKVLMQRSPARVERFTG, encoded by the coding sequence ATGAATATCATAAACGCGCGACTGCGCGGTAAAAACGGCCTTTTTCGAATCGAGCTCGATGAGGCGCATATTGCGGCCATTATCCCTCAGACTGATGTGCTTCAAACCATTGACGCAACCGACCTGGATGCCGGACAGAATCTGGTTACCGCACCGTTTGTCGAGCCACACATCCACCTGGACGCCGCGCTCACCGCCGGCGAGCCGAAATGGAATATGAGCGGTACGCTGTTCGAAGGAATTGAACGTTGGGCCGAGCGCAAGGCGCTAGTGACCCATGAGGACACTAAAGTACGTGCGCGCAAGACCATCGACATGTTGGTCGATAACGGTATCCAGCATGTGCGTACCCATGTCGATATCACCGACCCAAGCCTTGCCGCGCTCAAATCCATGCTGGAGGTGCGTGAGGAAACCCGGCACCTCATCGACCTGCAAATCGTTGCGTTCCCTCAAGAGGGTATCGAATCGTTCAAGAATGGCCGTGCTTTGATGACCGAAGCCGTGGCCATGGGTGCTGACGTAGTGGGCGGTATTCCGCATTTTGAAAATACCCGTGAGCAGGGCGAATCCTCGGTGAAGTTTCTGATGGACCTGGCGGAGCGGACGGGGTGCCTGGTAGATGTGCACTGCGATGAGACCGACGATCCACAGTCGCGCTTTCTGGAAGTGCTGGCCGAGGAGGCGAGGGTGCGCGACATGGGTGAGCGGGTAACCGCCAGCCATACGGTGGCGATGGGCTCCTATGACAATGCGTACTGCTACAAGCTGTTTCGATTGCTCAAGCGTTCGCGCATAAATTTTATTTCCTGCCCGACCGAGAGCATCCATTTGCAAGGTCGTTTCGACGGTTATCCCAAGCGTCGCGGCCTGACTCGGGTTGCGGAGATCGACCGGGCTGGCATGAACATCTGCTTCGGTCAGGACTCAATCGTCGATCCATGGTATCCGCTGGGGAATGGCAACATTCTGCGCATTCTGGAAGCGGGTCTGCACATCTGCCATATGCTCGGCTACGAGGACCTGAAGCGTTCTCTGGATCTGATCACCGATAACAGCGCCAAGACGCTGCACCTGGGTGATCGCTACGGGCTTGAGATCGGCCGACCGGCCAATGTATTGATCCTGTCCGCGCCAGACGACTACGAAATGATCCGCAGCCAGGGGCAAGTGCTGATGTCGATCCGCAACGGAAAGGTTCTGATGCAGCGAAGCCCTGCGCGCGTAGAGCGATTCACAGGTTAA
- a CDS encoding PucR family transcriptional regulator has translation MSLTVEEVLKLTGLEELSVRAGAGQLHRSVRWPYVAENEGIAEWVMGGELVFITGVNHTRNEANLLRVVEDGVDMGIAGLVVLTGGTFIQSIPPAVIERAEVLGLPLIEQPYLLKMVFVSHTIGTALVQTAQARRSRHDILSQLLTGDYPSLAIARQRAEHVQLPLEGPRHLVALRLSSVRGLFENHPPAQAEQLLQQTQQALQDYLEAWNRRLPEALPVILQGDLFIVLLANRAQLRDDLLYLHRELSSLIGTMTVFMGLANRVEDCGQYRQALSEARQALDVAENLRPASGLCDFSELGVLRLLQGISDRTVIDHFVKQTLGALIEPTRKHPFTLIETLDALLQENGNALKAASRLAIHRNTITQRIQRIEQHSGLSLDDPLFRMNASVALLVWRMTDVNSKE, from the coding sequence GTGAGTTTGACCGTTGAGGAAGTCCTCAAACTGACCGGCCTCGAGGAGCTGAGCGTGCGTGCTGGTGCGGGTCAGCTGCATCGCAGTGTCCGCTGGCCCTATGTGGCTGAGAACGAAGGGATCGCCGAGTGGGTGATGGGGGGCGAGCTGGTGTTTATTACTGGTGTCAATCACACCAGGAACGAGGCTAATCTCCTGAGAGTAGTCGAAGACGGTGTGGATATGGGGATTGCTGGTCTGGTGGTTCTCACCGGGGGAACGTTCATTCAAAGCATCCCCCCAGCGGTTATCGAGCGGGCCGAGGTACTTGGCCTGCCTCTGATTGAGCAGCCCTATCTTCTAAAGATGGTCTTCGTCAGCCACACGATCGGCACGGCGCTGGTGCAGACCGCTCAGGCGCGGCGTTCACGTCATGACATCCTCAGCCAACTGCTGACCGGCGACTACCCGAGCCTGGCTATCGCGCGCCAGCGTGCCGAGCACGTGCAGCTTCCTCTTGAAGGGCCACGTCATCTCGTGGCCTTGCGGCTGTCGTCGGTCAGAGGTCTGTTCGAAAACCATCCCCCGGCCCAGGCTGAGCAATTGTTGCAGCAGACGCAACAGGCACTGCAAGACTACCTGGAAGCCTGGAACCGCCGTTTACCTGAAGCATTGCCGGTAATCCTACAAGGTGATTTGTTCATCGTGCTACTGGCGAACCGTGCACAGCTGCGTGACGATCTTTTGTATCTGCACCGCGAACTCAGCAGTTTGATTGGAACCATGACGGTTTTCATGGGGCTGGCAAACCGGGTCGAGGATTGTGGCCAATACCGTCAGGCCTTAAGCGAGGCGCGTCAAGCGCTAGACGTTGCGGAAAACCTGCGACCGGCCAGCGGCCTCTGCGACTTCAGCGAGCTGGGAGTACTGCGGCTGTTGCAGGGCATAAGCGACCGTACGGTGATTGATCACTTCGTGAAGCAGACCCTCGGCGCCTTGATCGAGCCTACCCGCAAGCACCCGTTCACTCTGATTGAGACCCTGGATGCGTTGCTGCAGGAAAACGGCAATGCCCTCAAGGCCGCCTCCCGGCTGGCGATCCATCGCAACACCATCACCCAACGTATTCAACGCATCGAACAACACAGCGGGCTGTCGCTGGATGACCCTCTATTTCGCATGAATGCCTCGGTCGCGCTGCTGGTATGGCGCATGACCGACGTCAATAGCAAGGAGTAA
- a CDS encoding beta-ketoacyl synthase N-terminal-like domain-containing protein: MGIVSCLGNDQVEVVRALREGRSGIGFNPTYAEAGLRSHVSGLLNVDLLQIDRRQRRFMGDAAAYAYLAMRDAIADAGLEPEQVSNPRTGCVMGSGGGSSEDIVQANQLLEQGIRKVGPYRVPRTMTSTVSACIASFFAIKGLNYSIASACATSAHCIGHAFEQIQFGKQDVVFAGGAEAEHVSQSCMFDAMGAFSTSYNRVPTQASRPYDVARDGFVISGGGGVLVLEELGHALERGAKIYAEVIGYGTASDGQDMVSPSGDGALRSMQAALSSCDETVDYLNTHGTSTQAGDLVELRAALLAFDGNLPAFSSTKSLTGHALGAAGVHEAIYSLLMMQHGFLAASHNIEQLDPEVEPLPIIRTTRLNQSVDCVMSNSFGFGGANASLIFSKRAFQA; the protein is encoded by the coding sequence ATGGGCATTGTCTCCTGCCTGGGCAATGACCAGGTGGAGGTTGTGCGGGCATTGCGTGAAGGGCGCTCGGGGATCGGCTTCAATCCGACCTACGCCGAAGCAGGACTGCGTAGCCATGTCAGCGGGCTGCTGAACGTGGATTTGCTGCAGATTGACCGCCGCCAGCGGCGCTTCATGGGCGATGCCGCTGCCTATGCCTATCTGGCGATGCGCGATGCGATTGCGGACGCCGGGCTTGAGCCAGAGCAGGTGTCCAATCCCAGAACGGGCTGCGTGATGGGATCCGGCGGCGGCTCCAGCGAAGATATTGTCCAGGCCAACCAGTTGCTGGAACAGGGCATTCGCAAGGTCGGTCCCTATCGAGTGCCGCGCACCATGACAAGCACTGTCTCGGCTTGTATCGCCAGTTTCTTTGCCATCAAGGGCCTCAACTATTCCATCGCTTCTGCGTGCGCGACCAGTGCTCACTGCATCGGTCACGCCTTTGAGCAGATCCAGTTCGGTAAACAGGATGTCGTATTCGCTGGCGGCGCCGAAGCCGAGCATGTCAGCCAGAGCTGTATGTTCGATGCCATGGGGGCTTTCTCGACTAGCTACAACCGTGTGCCCACCCAGGCGAGTCGGCCATACGATGTTGCACGCGATGGCTTCGTGATAAGCGGTGGGGGTGGCGTGCTGGTTCTTGAAGAACTGGGGCACGCCCTTGAGCGTGGTGCGAAGATCTACGCAGAGGTAATCGGTTATGGCACCGCCTCCGACGGCCAGGACATGGTGTCACCCAGTGGCGACGGAGCACTGCGTTCCATGCAGGCGGCATTGAGCTCCTGTGATGAAACTGTGGATTACCTCAACACCCATGGCACCAGCACCCAGGCGGGCGATTTGGTCGAGTTGCGCGCTGCCTTGCTGGCGTTCGACGGCAACTTGCCTGCGTTCAGTTCTACCAAATCGTTGACCGGTCATGCACTAGGCGCGGCCGGCGTTCATGAAGCGATCTATTCGCTGTTGATGATGCAACACGGGTTTCTCGCCGCGTCCCACAACATTGAGCAACTTGATCCTGAAGTCGAACCGTTGCCAATCATTCGCACTACGCGCCTGAACCAGTCGGTGGATTGCGTGATGAGTAACAGCTTCGGTTTTGGTGGCGCAAACGCCAGCCTTATTTTCAGCAAGCGCGCGTTCCAAGCGTGA
- a CDS encoding GlxA family transcriptional regulator: MAKLQAALPPAAGRSANEPRPVKTVGFLVIPNFTTIGFASAVETLRIANMAARQPMFRTVIIAANMDPVTASNGMRILPDYTITDAPKLDILFVVGSNPIVSNHSSQPLLNWLRKLAHDQVPLGGICTGSHLLARANLLKGYRCTIHWEDIEALKERFPGIIISNQLFELDRDRYTCSGGVASMDMTLQLIAREPGGRDIAAHAAELLLCDRVRGAQEQQRVPLRQKLGTSQPKLSQMVAIMEANLDEPLSLEELARLNEVSVRQLERLFHKHLQRTPSQYYLELRLSRARQLLLRSESQVRDIALACGFVSPAHFSKCYSRFFGISPISERKKVAAVH, encoded by the coding sequence ATGGCGAAACTCCAGGCGGCGCTCCCCCCCGCGGCGGGACGTTCGGCTAATGAACCACGGCCAGTGAAAACCGTAGGTTTTCTGGTCATACCAAATTTCACCACTATCGGCTTCGCCTCCGCCGTGGAAACATTGCGCATAGCCAATATGGCGGCGCGTCAACCGATGTTCCGCACGGTTATCATCGCAGCGAACATGGACCCGGTCACGGCCAGCAACGGCATGCGCATCCTGCCCGACTACACCATCACCGATGCACCAAAACTAGATATTCTGTTTGTTGTCGGATCAAACCCGATCGTCTCTAATCACAGCAGTCAACCGTTACTCAACTGGCTACGCAAGCTGGCGCATGATCAGGTGCCACTAGGTGGTATTTGCACTGGGAGCCACTTATTGGCGCGCGCTAATTTGCTCAAGGGTTATCGCTGCACGATTCACTGGGAAGATATCGAAGCCCTGAAGGAGCGTTTTCCGGGGATCATTATTTCCAACCAGTTATTCGAGCTCGATCGTGATCGCTACACCTGCTCCGGTGGCGTCGCCTCTATGGACATGACACTACAGTTGATTGCCCGCGAACCCGGTGGTCGGGACATCGCAGCACATGCGGCCGAGTTGCTACTGTGTGATCGGGTACGGGGCGCACAGGAACAGCAACGCGTCCCATTACGACAGAAACTGGGCACGTCCCAACCTAAGCTCAGCCAGATGGTGGCAATCATGGAAGCCAATCTCGATGAGCCATTGAGCCTTGAGGAGCTCGCGCGGTTGAACGAAGTATCGGTGCGGCAATTGGAACGCCTATTTCACAAGCACCTGCAACGCACACCGAGTCAGTATTACCTGGAGCTGCGTCTTTCGCGAGCGCGGCAATTGCTATTGCGCAGCGAGTCGCAAGTGCGCGACATTGCCCTAGCTTGCGGATTTGTCTCCCCAGCGCACTTCTCCAAATGCTACAGCCGTTTCTTCGGCATATCGCCCATAAGTGAACGAAAAAAAGTGGCTGCCGTGCATTGA
- the ltrA gene encoding group II intron reverse transcriptase/maturase, with protein sequence MQFTALLHHITPQLLAQSFYALRRDAAVGVDGMSWREYEEGLLQRVTDLHARLHSGAYRATPSRRVYIPKADGRQRPLGIDSLEDKIVQQAVITVLNAIYEEDFLGFSYGFRPGRSQHDALAALTVALKSQKVNWILDADITSFFDEIDHEWMLMFLGHRIADRRLLGLICKWLQAGVVEDGRRVAATKGTPQGAVISPLLANIYLHYVLDLWARQWRERHARGDVIVVRYADDSVVGFRTKVQAQQFLVQLQERLARFGLSLNALKTRLIEFGRFAVTNRRKRGLRKPETFDFLGFTHCCSVSRRGDFQVLRLTVKKRMRATLLAIREELSRRRHDLVRVQGQWLKRVVSGYFNYHAVPGNLIRLSGFRLAVCRLWRQALKRRSQRNRLQWSRYGRLADLYIPRPRNAHPYPEDRFASHTRGRSRMR encoded by the coding sequence ATGCAGTTCACGGCATTGCTGCACCACATCACACCGCAGTTATTGGCGCAGAGCTTCTATGCCTTGCGCCGCGATGCAGCGGTGGGCGTGGACGGCATGTCGTGGCGAGAATATGAGGAAGGTCTTCTCCAGCGGGTGACCGATTTGCACGCAAGGCTCCACAGTGGAGCCTATCGGGCAACGCCATCGCGGCGGGTGTACATTCCCAAAGCCGATGGCAGGCAGCGCCCGTTGGGCATTGACTCTTTGGAGGACAAGATTGTACAGCAGGCGGTTATTACCGTTCTGAATGCGATCTATGAAGAGGACTTTCTTGGATTCTCGTATGGGTTTCGACCGGGCCGCAGTCAGCACGATGCGCTGGCTGCGTTAACGGTCGCGCTGAAAAGCCAAAAGGTGAACTGGATACTTGATGCGGATATCACGTCGTTCTTTGATGAGATCGACCATGAATGGATGCTGATGTTTCTGGGACACCGAATTGCAGACCGGCGCTTGCTCGGGCTTATCTGCAAATGGCTTCAAGCGGGCGTTGTGGAGGATGGCCGTAGGGTGGCTGCGACCAAGGGGACGCCCCAAGGCGCAGTGATATCGCCGCTGCTGGCGAATATCTATCTTCACTACGTGCTGGATCTATGGGCAAGGCAGTGGCGCGAGCGCCACGCCCGTGGCGATGTGATTGTCGTGCGCTACGCGGATGACAGTGTGGTGGGGTTCAGGACGAAAGTGCAGGCTCAGCAGTTTCTGGTGCAGTTGCAGGAACGGTTGGCCAGGTTCGGCCTATCGCTCAACGCCTTGAAAACACGACTGATCGAGTTTGGTCGTTTTGCTGTGACGAATCGCAGGAAACGAGGTTTGAGAAAACCGGAGACTTTTGATTTTCTGGGTTTCACCCACTGTTGTAGTGTCAGCCGACGCGGTGACTTCCAAGTACTGCGACTGACTGTCAAAAAGCGTATGCGTGCGACGCTTCTTGCTATCCGTGAGGAGTTGAGTCGCCGGCGTCATGACCTTGTCCGGGTTCAAGGGCAATGGCTCAAACGTGTGGTGAGCGGTTACTTCAATTACCACGCGGTACCGGGGAACCTGATACGTCTTAGCGGTTTTCGTTTGGCGGTATGCCGTCTCTGGCGGCAAGCCCTTAAGCGACGCAGCCAGCGTAATCGGCTTCAATGGTCACGGTACGGACGCCTTGCCGATCTCTACATCCCGAGACCTAGAAATGCACATCCTTACCCTGAGGATCGCTTTGCGTCACATACCCGAGGCAGGAGCCGTATGCGGTAG
- a CDS encoding hydantoinase/oxoprolinase family protein, translating into MARIGVDVGGTNTDLILETTELDSIGRKIFSHKVPTTVEDQSLAVMRGIMELCAKAKIGFDEIKQIVHGTTVATNISIEHNGANVGMLTTKGFRDILHIGRHKRPFNFSLHFDVPWQSAPLVRRRNRIAINERVLPPHGEIQTPLDDEEVRNAALTLKARGVEAVIIGFMYSFLERSHELRAKAIVQAVMPQAFVCCSSEVVDVMREYERFSTTAMNAYVGPRTSSYLTHLSTQLRDNGIHADLRIMQSNGGVATVESCCDRPVNILMSGPAGGVMGGHYFAGLDGERNIITVDIGGTSADISTLVDGQIKIMNPRDSYVSGHPVLVPMIDLITIGAGGGSVAFIDAAGGFQVGPRSAGSNPGPACYNRGGVEPTVTDANIVLGRLDPDQMLGGDLQVDPQLSYKAIEEKIAKPLGMDVHQAALGILKIVNNNMALAIRSNSVAKGIDPRDFVLMPFGGAGPVHGPALADEVNAKSVLIPPAPGITAAAGLLTTDLQYEALRSLLCNLNDISELNMARIEQALQGLETDIRKQLENDGVSAADMQLTRIAECRYDGQGFELRSRIPAGAVDRAAIAEVMAQFHREHQKDYGYCFDDATVEVVSLRVIGHSQSQKLAWSALPEAQDSDTGDAFLYERTTIFDDGQSLSTPRYDRNKLQAGQYIEGPAMLMQHDSTSLVPPGWVAKVSAHGNLIISRS; encoded by the coding sequence ATGGCACGCATTGGCGTAGATGTTGGCGGCACCAATACAGACCTGATTCTGGAAACCACCGAGCTGGATTCCATTGGCCGCAAGATTTTTTCCCATAAAGTTCCTACCACGGTCGAGGACCAGTCCCTGGCAGTCATGCGCGGGATCATGGAGTTATGTGCCAAGGCGAAAATCGGCTTCGACGAAATCAAACAAATTGTCCACGGCACCACTGTCGCAACCAATATTTCCATTGAGCACAACGGCGCTAATGTTGGGATGCTGACCACCAAGGGATTTCGCGACATCCTGCACATTGGCCGCCACAAGCGCCCGTTTAACTTTTCCCTGCATTTCGACGTTCCGTGGCAGAGCGCGCCGCTGGTCCGTCGGCGCAACCGCATCGCGATCAACGAGCGCGTCCTGCCGCCCCATGGCGAAATTCAGACGCCGCTGGACGATGAGGAGGTCCGTAACGCCGCGCTGACGCTCAAGGCTCGCGGCGTCGAGGCGGTGATCATCGGCTTCATGTATTCGTTTCTCGAGCGCAGCCACGAGCTTCGAGCCAAAGCCATTGTTCAGGCGGTAATGCCGCAAGCGTTCGTCTGCTGCTCCAGCGAAGTGGTCGATGTCATGCGCGAATATGAGCGTTTCTCCACTACGGCCATGAATGCCTACGTCGGACCGCGCACCTCAAGCTATCTGACCCATTTATCCACCCAGCTACGAGACAACGGTATTCATGCGGACCTGCGCATCATGCAGTCCAACGGCGGCGTGGCCACCGTGGAAAGCTGCTGCGATCGGCCTGTGAACATTTTGATGTCCGGCCCGGCAGGCGGTGTGATGGGCGGGCATTACTTCGCGGGTCTGGATGGCGAACGGAACATCATTACAGTGGACATCGGTGGAACCTCTGCCGATATTTCGACGCTGGTCGACGGACAGATCAAAATCATGAACCCACGGGACTCTTACGTCTCCGGGCATCCGGTGCTGGTGCCTATGATCGATCTGATCACTATCGGAGCAGGGGGCGGTTCGGTGGCGTTCATTGACGCGGCGGGAGGCTTCCAGGTCGGCCCGCGCTCGGCTGGCTCCAACCCTGGCCCTGCGTGCTACAACCGTGGCGGTGTGGAACCGACGGTAACGGACGCCAACATTGTGCTCGGGCGGCTCGACCCCGATCAGATGCTTGGCGGCGATCTGCAAGTGGACCCGCAACTGTCCTATAAAGCTATCGAAGAGAAAATTGCCAAACCACTGGGCATGGATGTCCATCAAGCCGCGCTGGGCATTCTCAAGATCGTCAATAACAACATGGCCTTGGCGATACGCTCCAATTCCGTCGCCAAAGGGATCGATCCCCGGGATTTCGTACTGATGCCGTTTGGCGGCGCAGGCCCCGTACACGGTCCGGCGCTGGCGGATGAGGTTAACGCTAAGTCGGTGTTGATTCCCCCTGCACCGGGCATCACTGCCGCGGCCGGGCTGTTGACCACCGACCTGCAATACGAAGCGCTGCGGTCGCTGCTGTGCAACCTCAACGATATCAGCGAGCTGAACATGGCGCGCATTGAACAGGCATTGCAGGGGCTGGAGACGGACATCCGCAAACAGCTGGAAAATGATGGTGTGAGCGCAGCTGATATGCAGCTGACCCGCATCGCCGAATGCCGCTATGACGGGCAGGGGTTCGAGTTGCGCTCGCGGATACCCGCTGGGGCAGTTGACCGTGCGGCCATTGCCGAGGTCATGGCGCAGTTCCATCGCGAGCACCAAAAGGACTACGGCTATTGTTTCGACGATGCCACGGTCGAAGTGGTCAGCTTGCGGGTCATCGGTCATTCACAGTCGCAAAAACTGGCCTGGTCGGCGCTGCCGGAAGCTCAGGACAGCGATACCGGTGACGCTTTCCTGTACGAACGAACCACCATTTTCGATGACGGCCAGAGCTTGTCAACGCCGCGATATGACCGCAACAAGTTGCAAGCAGGACAATACATCGAGGGCCCGGCAATGCTCATGCAACACGATTCGACCTCATTGGTGCCGCCAGGCTGGGTCGCGAAAGTGAGCGCACATGGCAACTTGATCATTTCCCGTTCGTAA
- a CDS encoding MFS transporter produces MTTNSHTPQQPVELKKVVWAASIGNFVEWFDFAIYGFLATTIAQIFFPSGDTTTALLNTFAVFAVAFAFRPLGGLVFGMLGDRLGRRRVLSMTILLMAGATTLIGLLPTYASIGLMAPVLLTLIRCVQGFSAGGEYAGACIYLIEHAPSHKRARYGSAALVSTFASFAAAAIVTYLLNTFLSAEEMASYGWRLPFLIAAPLGLVGLYLRWQLDETPAFKAIAATERGVHAPLRETLRDQAGAMCCLGAFISLTALSFYICTTYFVTYLQLQGGLPRPTALLISVLTLVFAAGLCPLAGAYSDYVGRRRTMLTAALWLLVTIYPAFLLAGSGTFVASLMGACLLAVGAVLCGVVTAVLLSEVFPTHTRYTASAITYNMAYTVFGGTAPFMATWLIEQTGNSMAPAFYLAAIAIFALAGGLSLPETCGRALDGRELESQPRLKPLA; encoded by the coding sequence ATGACAACTAATTCGCACACGCCCCAGCAACCAGTGGAGTTGAAAAAAGTAGTTTGGGCGGCTTCAATCGGCAACTTTGTCGAATGGTTTGATTTCGCGATCTACGGCTTTCTTGCGACCACGATTGCGCAAATTTTCTTCCCCAGCGGCGACACGACGACGGCGCTGCTCAACACTTTTGCGGTGTTCGCCGTGGCGTTCGCCTTTCGCCCGCTGGGCGGTTTGGTCTTTGGCATGTTGGGGGATCGGCTGGGGCGCCGTCGGGTGTTATCGATGACCATCCTGCTTATGGCAGGTGCAACTACCCTGATCGGTCTTTTGCCGACTTATGCAAGCATTGGCTTGATGGCTCCGGTGCTGTTAACGCTGATTCGCTGTGTACAGGGGTTCTCCGCCGGAGGTGAATACGCCGGCGCGTGTATCTACTTGATCGAGCACGCTCCATCCCACAAACGTGCCCGATACGGCAGTGCCGCACTGGTTTCAACGTTTGCGTCCTTTGCTGCCGCCGCCATCGTTACCTACCTGCTCAACACCTTTCTGAGCGCCGAAGAAATGGCCAGCTACGGTTGGCGTCTACCGTTTCTGATTGCCGCCCCCCTTGGTCTGGTGGGTTTGTATCTGCGCTGGCAGCTGGATGAAACCCCGGCATTCAAGGCCATCGCAGCCACCGAACGCGGTGTCCATGCGCCGCTCAGAGAAACCTTGCGCGACCAGGCCGGCGCGATGTGCTGCCTGGGTGCATTCATCTCGTTGACGGCCTTGTCCTTCTATATCTGCACAACCTACTTTGTAACTTATCTGCAGCTTCAGGGGGGCTTACCCCGGCCTACGGCTTTGTTGATCTCGGTACTCACGCTGGTATTCGCCGCAGGGCTCTGTCCGCTGGCGGGAGCTTACTCGGACTACGTTGGCCGGCGTCGCACCATGTTGACCGCCGCTTTATGGCTACTGGTGACGATATATCCAGCATTTCTGCTGGCCGGTTCAGGGACGTTTGTTGCGAGCCTGATGGGTGCGTGTCTACTCGCGGTCGGCGCGGTGCTTTGCGGTGTCGTCACAGCGGTGCTGTTGTCCGAAGTCTTTCCGACCCACACCCGCTACACGGCCTCTGCCATCACTTACAACATGGCTTACACCGTGTTTGGCGGCACCGCGCCGTTCATGGCCACCTGGTTGATCGAGCAGACCGGTAACTCCATGGCACCGGCTTTCTATCTCGCCGCGATTGCGATCTTTGCCCTCGCCGGAGGTCTTTCCCTGCCGGAAACTTGCGGGCGCGCACTGGATGGGCGCGAGCTCGAATCACAGCCCCGCTTAAAGCCCTTGGCCTGA